The proteins below are encoded in one region of Bacteroidales bacterium:
- a CDS encoding GIY-YIG nuclease family protein, whose amino-acid sequence MFYIYILYSKKSDKYYVGYTDNVQRRLKEHNNPQKIKYTSKHLPWELISSFKVGNNKGIAMKIEKFIKKQKSKKFIQIVVSSPYSIDKIAQLVRVPRTRD is encoded by the coding sequence ATGTTTTATATTTATATTCTTTATTCTAAAAAATCTGATAAGTATTATGTCGGTTATACAGATAATGTTCAAAGAAGACTTAAAGAACATAACAATCCACAAAAAATAAAATATACAAGCAAACATTTACCATGGGAATTAATAAGCTCATTTAAAGTTGGTAACAACAAAGGAATAGCAATGAAAATTGAAAAATTTATAAAAAAACAAAAAAGCAAAAAATTTATCCAAATAGTTGTTTCTTCTCCGTATTCTATTGATAAAATAGCCCAGTTGGTTAGAGTCCCGAGAACTCGGGATTAA
- a CDS encoding GIY-YIG nuclease family protein, whose amino-acid sequence MFYIYILYSKKSDKYYVGYTDNVQRRLKEHNNPQKTKYTSKHLPWELISSFKVGNNKGIAMKIEKFIKKQKSKKFIQIVVSSPYSIDKIAQLVRVPRTRD is encoded by the coding sequence ATGTTTTATATTTATATTCTTTATTCTAAAAAATCTGATAAGTATTATGTCGGTTATACAGATAATGTTCAAAGAAGACTTAAAGAACATAACAATCCACAAAAAACAAAATATACAAGCAAACATTTACCATGGGAATTAATAAGCTCATTTAAAGTTGGTAACAACAAAGGAATAGCAATGAAAATTGAAAAATTTATAAAAAAACAAAAAAGCAAAAAATTTATCCAAATAGTTGTTTCTTCGCCGTATTCTATTGATAAAATAGCTCAGTTGGTTAGAGTCCCGAGAACTCGGGATTAA